The Stigmatella aurantiaca DW4/3-1 genome contains the following window.
CCCAAAAGAAAGAGGCGGGAGCCTCTGGGTCCATGAGACCCAGGGGTTCTCACTCAGGGCGTCAGGGGCGGTTCTGGGTACAGGAACTGGAGGATGTCGTCGAAACGGGCGGCCCAGTCTCTCTCGTTGTGCCGGCCCCCCTCGATGACGGTGTATTTCAGGTCGGTGCCTTCCGCCCATCCCTTGCGCACCAAGGCATCGCGCAGGGCCTGGGCATCCTCGACCGTCTCTGTCTCCTCCTGCGAGCTGTCTCCCTCCTCCGTGCCGATGTCTTCCCAGATTCGCAAGGGAAGCTTCGCGGGCAGGGCATCGACCCGAGCGACAATGTCCTGGTCCGCCCACCACACGGAAGGTGAGACGACCCCCAGCCGGGTGAAGGTGCCGGGGTATTTCATCCCCAGGTACAGGGACACCAAGCCCCCCAGCGAGGAGCCCGCGAGCCCCGTGTACTGCCCTTCGGGCTTGGTGCGGTAGGTGTTGTCGATCTGCGGTTTCAACTGCTCGACGAGAAACTGGCCATATGCATCCGCCTGCCCTCCCTCTTCATAGTTGGGTAGATCGGGCACCGGGGTGTACTCGGCAATGCGGTCCGCGGTGTTGTAGATGCCGACGATGATCAGCGGCTCCACCAGACCCTCCTGAACGAGCCGCTGCGCCGTCTCGTCCACCCCCCACTCGCCCGCGAAGGAGGTGGACGCATCCATGAGGTTCTGGCCGTCGTGCATGTACAGCACCGGGTAGCGGCGCGTGGGGTTGTCCTCGTACCCGGGCGGCAACCAGATGATGACTTTGCGCGGCTTCAGGGCGCTGTTGGCCGGCGTCACATCCAGGTACTGGATGTTCCCGGTGAGCACCGGCGGGGGCGGCGGAGTGGCATCCCAGCGTTCCACCGTGATGAAGACACGCTCGAACCCACCTCCTGTCTTGAAAGTGCGGTTGTCGATGTCCTGTCCCTCGGCGTTCTTCTCCACCGTCTCCCATGAGCCGCGCGTCACCTTGAACTCGAGTGGTGTTTCCGGGGCAAAGGACAGCGTGATGGCATAGCTGCTGTTCACCGCCTTGTAGAGCTTCACCTTCCCCGGGTCCCACGGTCCCAGTTCCGGCTGGTTGCCCGGCAGATAGAGGGAGTCGTCAGGAGACGTGTTTTCCGGCACCGCCACCACGAAGACCGTCTGGGGTTGGGTGACACCAGAGGGCGGCCCCCAGCGCTCCACGGAGAAGCCCACGTTCTCTTCGTTCTCCCGCAAAGTGACGGTCCGCGCGGGAACCGCCTGGCCCACCGCATCGAGGGCCACCTGCGCGGTGGGAGCGCTCATCCGCACGCTGTAGGTGAGCTCTTGGGACTTGGGCAGACGCGTCTTGATCGAAAAGACCCGGCCCCCCTGGTAGACGAGCTCCAACCCCTGTCCAGAAGGGCCGCTGAGCCCCGGGTCGGTCCCCTGAAGCAGGAGGACAGCATCCACGGGTGTTTCCGGGGGGACCGTCACATCGAACTGAACATCCGAGACGGGCTGTTCCGCCGGGGGCGGAGGCGGCGACGAGGAGTCACACCCCACCACCGCCGTCAGGGCAAGCAGCAGGAGAAACGGCAACCGAGAGCGAGGCAGAGGTCCCATGCGGGGACCATTATGGCTCAGAACGGCCAGCGTGCCTTGCGCAGCAGGGCGCTGGCCTCGGCGTTCTTCGGGTCCAGCTTCAACACCTCCTCCAAGTGGCGCTTGGCGATGTTGCCGGCCTTCCCATCCAGAAGAATCTGGGCCAGCAGCAGCCGCTGCGGGATGCGGTCAGGGGCCAGCTCGACCGCCCGCTGCGCGTGGACGCGCTGCTCGTTCCAGTCCGCCCCGAGCGCGCGGGAGACCCGGGCCGCCCGGAAGGCGGCCTCGGCGTGCTGGGGATCCAAGGAGCAGGCCTTCCGGTAGAACTCCAGGGCCGAGGGGAGGTTCTGCTGTTTCTCCGCCTCCAGCCCTTGCTCGAAATCCCGCTTCCCCCGCTGCGCCTCGTTCCGCCTTCGGACTTCCCCCAGCAACGTGGACGCCTCGCGGTTCTTCGAGTCCACCGCCAGTGCCTGATTCAGGTCCTTGGTGGCCTGCTCGAAGTCTCCCCGATCCAGGGCCGCCTTGCCCCGTGTCAGGAGTTCGGTGAGACGGTGAGTGCGTGCCAGATAGGGGTGGCGGGTGAGCCGGGACTGACGTTCGGCCCGCCGCTCTTCGTCCTGCGGCGAGGGGGGGGCCGCAGGGGACGGGGTGGGAGGAGCAGACGGCGGACGGACGGACGGGGCCGGTGGGGTACCGGACAACTGGGGGTGTTCCCGGAGGTAGGCCGCGCGGCGCTCGGGCTGGGTGAGCACGGTGTGGGCCTCGGACACACGCCGGAAGATGCGCTCGATGCGCGCCCGGAAAGAGCCCAGGTTCTTCCCGCCGAAACGGTCCGGATGGTAGCGCTTCGACAGCTCGAGGAACGCCCGCTTCACCTCATCGATGGATGCCCCTGGACGCAGCCCGAGCTGGGTGAAGTAGTCCTGTCCCTCCTGCTTCCGCTCGAACTCGATGATGTCTCTCTGGAGTTCGGGCTCGAGGTCCACCAGCTCAGGCATCTCCACATCTCCTCTGAGGGGCACACGGCCCCGGTCTGGGTCAGGCGGGGGTCAGGACCCGTTCGAGGATGCGCAGCCCCTCGTCCAGCTCATCCCGGGTGACGGTGAAGGCGGGCGCGAAGCGAAGGGTCTTGTCACCCGCGGCGTTCAACAGCAAGCCCTGTTCCCGGCACCGGGTGATGATGGGTGCCACCTCCTGGTTGAGCTCGATGCCAATGAGCAGCCCCCGGCCGCGCACCTCTTGAATGAGCGTGGGCAACCGGGCCTGGAGCTCACGGCCACGGGCCATGAGGTACTCGCCCTTCTCCGTCACCTCGCGGAGCATCTGCGGCTCGCGGATGAGACGAACCACGACGTTGGCGGCGGTCGCCGACACGAGGTTGCCACCAAACGTCGAGCCATGTGTGCCGGACGGAAGGCTCTTGCCCACCGCTTCCGAACAGAGCATCGCCCCGATGGGCAGCCCGTTGCCGAGCGCCTTCGCCAGGCTGATGGCATCGGGCTGGATGCCGTCGTGCTGGAAGGCGAAGAGCTTGCCGGTGCGGCCCATGCCCGTCTGCACCTCGTCCACGAGCAGCAGAATCCCCTGCTCGTCACACAGCGCGCGCAGGGCCTTGAGGAAGCCGGTGGGCGCCGCACGCACCCCTCCCTCTCCCTGGACGGGCTCCACCAGGATGGCGGCGGTCTGAGGGCCCACCTTCTGGCGCACCGCCTCCAGGTCCCCGTACGGGGCGTGGAGGAAGCCCGCGGGCAGCGGCTCGAAGCCCTTCTGGTACTTGGACTGACCGGTGGCGGTGACGGTGGCCAGCGTGCGGCCGTGGAACGAGTTCTCGAAGGTGAGAACCTCGAAACGCTCGGGTGTCCCGCGGTCCTTCATCACCCGGCGCGCCAGCTTGATGAGCGCCTCGTTGGCCTCCGCCCCCGAGTTGCAGAAGAAGGCTCGCGGCAACCCCGAGAGCGCGGTGAGCTGGGCGGCCAGCTCAATCTGCGGCTCCGAGTAGAAGGCATTGGAGACGTGCCACAGGGTCTCCACCTGCGCCTTCACGGCGGCGACGATCTCGGGGTGGCAGTGCCCGAGCGCACACGTGGCGATTCCGCCCAGCAGGTCCAGGTACTGGCGTCCATCGGCATCCCAGACCCGCGAGCCCCGGCCCCGGACCAAGACGATGGGCTGCTGCTTGTAGTTCTGCAGCAGGTGGGCCTTGGCCTTGTCGATCCACGCTCCGCTCGGGGCCTGCGAGGAAGTCGGCGCCGGAAGGGCGGGGGTGAGATCGGTCTTGGGAGTCTGCAAGTCGGTTCCTCTCATGGGGCAGCGCGAAGCCGCCTAGGCTACAAGATATAGCGAGAGAGATCTTCGTCTTGAACGATCGACGCGAGCCGCTCGCGGACATAGGCCGCATCGACCTTCAGGGC
Protein-coding sequences here:
- a CDS encoding alpha/beta hydrolase-fold protein; this translates as MGPLPRSRLPFLLLLALTAVVGCDSSSPPPPPAEQPVSDVQFDVTVPPETPVDAVLLLQGTDPGLSGPSGQGLELVYQGGRVFSIKTRLPKSQELTYSVRMSAPTAQVALDAVGQAVPARTVTLRENEENVGFSVERWGPPSGVTQPQTVFVVAVPENTSPDDSLYLPGNQPELGPWDPGKVKLYKAVNSSYAITLSFAPETPLEFKVTRGSWETVEKNAEGQDIDNRTFKTGGGFERVFITVERWDATPPPPPVLTGNIQYLDVTPANSALKPRKVIIWLPPGYEDNPTRRYPVLYMHDGQNLMDASTSFAGEWGVDETAQRLVQEGLVEPLIIVGIYNTADRIAEYTPVPDLPNYEEGGQADAYGQFLVEQLKPQIDNTYRTKPEGQYTGLAGSSLGGLVSLYLGMKYPGTFTRLGVVSPSVWWADQDIVARVDALPAKLPLRIWEDIGTEEGDSSQEETETVEDAQALRDALVRKGWAEGTDLKYTVIEGGRHNERDWAARFDDILQFLYPEPPLTP
- a CDS encoding acetylornithine transaminase, with the protein product MRGTDLQTPKTDLTPALPAPTSSQAPSGAWIDKAKAHLLQNYKQQPIVLVRGRGSRVWDADGRQYLDLLGGIATCALGHCHPEIVAAVKAQVETLWHVSNAFYSEPQIELAAQLTALSGLPRAFFCNSGAEANEALIKLARRVMKDRGTPERFEVLTFENSFHGRTLATVTATGQSKYQKGFEPLPAGFLHAPYGDLEAVRQKVGPQTAAILVEPVQGEGGVRAAPTGFLKALRALCDEQGILLLVDEVQTGMGRTGKLFAFQHDGIQPDAISLAKALGNGLPIGAMLCSEAVGKSLPSGTHGSTFGGNLVSATAANVVVRLIREPQMLREVTEKGEYLMARGRELQARLPTLIQEVRGRGLLIGIELNQEVAPIITRCREQGLLLNAAGDKTLRFAPAFTVTRDELDEGLRILERVLTPA
- a CDS encoding J domain-containing protein; translation: MPELVDLEPELQRDIIEFERKQEGQDYFTQLGLRPGASIDEVKRAFLELSKRYHPDRFGGKNLGSFRARIERIFRRVSEAHTVLTQPERRAAYLREHPQLSGTPPAPSVRPPSAPPTPSPAAPPSPQDEERRAERQSRLTRHPYLARTHRLTELLTRGKAALDRGDFEQATKDLNQALAVDSKNREASTLLGEVRRRNEAQRGKRDFEQGLEAEKQQNLPSALEFYRKACSLDPQHAEAAFRAARVSRALGADWNEQRVHAQRAVELAPDRIPQRLLLAQILLDGKAGNIAKRHLEEVLKLDPKNAEASALLRKARWPF